One window of Bacillus sp. THAF10 genomic DNA carries:
- a CDS encoding LLM class flavin-dependent oxidoreductase produces MRFGFWLPIFGGWLRNVEDEQMPPTFEYAKKVIQQAEKLGYDTTLIAELFLNDIKGPEEDMLEAWSTAAALAAVTEKMEIMTAIRPGFHNPAIAAKAAANIDHISNGRFTLNVVSAWWEEEARQYGAIFTEHDERYDRTKEFIDVLKGLWTEDSFSYEGQFYQLKDTKLFPKPVQRPNPILYAGGESPKGKEVITSHCDAYVMHGGTAEEVSVKITEMKSRREQANMLPFQSFGMAAYVICRDTEEEAQEELARITHVKESAAYAGFKDFTSKSQLEQQIQLQDYSVSNRGLRPNLVGTPEQIAARIKEYETVGVDLLLLQFSPQLEEMERFANQVMPLVNKK; encoded by the coding sequence ATGAGGTTTGGGTTTTGGCTGCCGATATTTGGTGGGTGGCTACGGAATGTGGAGGATGAGCAAATGCCTCCCACGTTTGAGTATGCAAAGAAAGTGATACAGCAAGCGGAAAAGCTTGGCTATGATACGACGCTGATTGCTGAATTGTTTTTAAATGATATTAAAGGACCTGAGGAAGATATGCTGGAGGCTTGGTCGACGGCAGCTGCGCTTGCTGCAGTGACGGAAAAAATGGAAATTATGACTGCGATTCGTCCCGGCTTTCATAACCCTGCCATAGCTGCAAAGGCAGCGGCAAATATCGACCACATTAGTAATGGACGTTTCACCCTCAATGTTGTGTCAGCGTGGTGGGAAGAGGAAGCTCGTCAATATGGGGCGATTTTTACCGAGCATGATGAACGCTATGATCGCACAAAAGAATTTATTGATGTGTTAAAGGGCCTGTGGACGGAGGATTCCTTTAGCTACGAAGGACAATTTTATCAGCTCAAGGACACCAAGCTATTTCCAAAGCCTGTGCAACGGCCAAATCCGATTCTTTATGCTGGTGGAGAAAGTCCAAAGGGCAAGGAGGTTATCACGTCGCATTGTGATGCCTATGTGATGCATGGCGGCACAGCGGAAGAGGTCTCTGTAAAAATCACTGAGATGAAATCTAGAAGAGAACAAGCGAATATGCTCCCTTTTCAATCCTTTGGTATGGCGGCTTATGTGATTTGCCGTGACACGGAGGAAGAAGCGCAAGAGGAGCTAGCCAGAATTACGCATGTAAAAGAATCAGCTGCCTACGCGGGCTTCAAAGATTTCACAAGTAAATCCCAGCTGGAGCAACAAATACAGCTTCAGGATTATTCGGTATCAAACCGTGGACTGCGACCAAATTTAGTCGGTACACCAGAACAAATTGCTGCAAGAATAAAAGAATACGAGACTGTAGGCGTTGATTTGCTCTTGCTTCAATTTTCCCCACAGCTGGAGGAAATGGAGCGCTTTGCGAACCAAGTGATGCCCCTTGTTAACAAAAAATAG